In a single window of the Anaerocolumna cellulosilytica genome:
- a CDS encoding DNA methyltransferase — protein sequence MSKQIKQISRKDKQSLIKSTLRSNQGLSNKKIARLLGVSPTSVSKYRLELFGVSKLDPLPDYKDNEDWTQHIWVKQHPEILNKKLSDRTLKCLRTPGLLDKLVELEGVTVSPRLALTLLRKEQREQKKNPAITVTEDDVQLFVANLKIEGDYDRIMPNSIDLILVDMMYKAEYADLYPYLARISEKLLKPNGSLVVMCGQLLLPQAMKALGEHLTYNWCHAYMTPNGTQLVHPRRVIPKWKAILHYVKGAPNKKTSYTPDIHIPPPRDADDSGLHPYQQSLPAFVELIKTFSVEGDTIMDVCMGSSTTIIAGLIAGGRKVFGSDADPQAVATAKRRVKEFWISV from the coding sequence GTGTCTAAGCAAATAAAACAAATATCACGTAAAGACAAGCAAAGCCTGATAAAAAGTACGCTAAGGAGTAATCAAGGACTTTCAAATAAAAAAATAGCACGATTGCTGGGAGTTAGTCCAACAAGCGTGTCTAAGTATCGTTTAGAGCTGTTTGGAGTGTCCAAATTGGACCCATTGCCGGATTATAAAGATAATGAGGATTGGACTCAACACATATGGGTTAAACAGCACCCTGAGATATTAAATAAGAAGTTGTCAGATAGAACATTGAAATGCTTACGGACACCTGGATTATTGGATAAACTGGTAGAACTAGAGGGAGTTACAGTAAGCCCACGACTGGCCTTGACGCTACTACGTAAAGAGCAACGTGAACAAAAGAAAAACCCAGCAATAACGGTAACAGAGGACGATGTTCAATTATTTGTCGCAAACCTAAAGATTGAAGGTGACTATGACCGAATAATGCCAAACTCAATAGATTTAATTTTAGTTGATATGATGTATAAGGCAGAGTACGCCGATTTATATCCTTACCTTGCCCGTATAAGTGAAAAACTATTAAAACCTAACGGCTCTCTGGTCGTTATGTGCGGGCAATTATTACTGCCACAAGCTATGAAAGCTCTGGGTGAGCACTTGACTTATAACTGGTGTCACGCATACATGACACCTAATGGAACCCAGTTAGTACACCCACGCAGAGTCATACCTAAATGGAAAGCTATTCTACATTACGTTAAAGGCGCTCCCAATAAAAAAACATCTTATACGCCAGACATACATATACCGCCACCTCGTGACGCAGACGATAGTGGACTACATCCATACCAACAGAGTCTCCCAGCGTTTGTTGAGCTGATAAAAACCTTCTCTGTCGAAGGTGATACCATAATGGACGTATGTATGGGTAGTTCAACGACAATTATAGCAGGACTTATTGCTGGTGGTCGTAAGGTCTTCGGCTCTGACGCTGACCCACAAGCTGTCGCTACTGCTAAGCGTAGGGTTAAGGAGTTTTGGATAAGTGTGTAG
- a CDS encoding tyrosine-type recombinase/integrase, which produces MILTYAKGMVTADDTKGLFNDANINIFLQDLICSGILRASEVSDKMNMLRKKQVDTIHTKKIYTRKDGRVFTRILENGKEKQVAGKDETELYEKLYDFYFGDNNASLEDLYPQWVEWRTNETNTSQKTVKENGYIWNAHLRDNPITQVPLKQLKPKDFICYFRTITKGVTLTRKRFNDLKSVMNGIIYFAIEKEIIEHNYLRDINYRQFTYKPENNDVIPYTEMERLQIINQLSNDDLYSLAIKLDFYLTLRISELKGLMWDDIRGDLIYIQRLINDKNEILDDIKGHKEEGKRYIPLTSATKVILNQIKLLNPNSEYLFIRNNKTLATVTFNRRIKKCCTELGIEYRPSHKVRFSTASILFKNGVGAPELQKMLGHTTLTMTSHYLRSVTPADETIEKMGAVLG; this is translated from the coding sequence ATGATTCTTACATATGCTAAAGGCATGGTTACGGCCGATGACACAAAAGGGCTATTTAATGACGCAAACATAAATATTTTTTTACAAGACCTTATCTGTAGTGGTATACTTAGGGCGTCAGAGGTTTCAGATAAAATGAATATGCTAAGAAAGAAACAAGTAGATACGATTCACACTAAAAAAATTTATACCAGAAAGGATGGTAGAGTTTTTACAAGAATATTAGAAAATGGCAAAGAAAAACAAGTCGCAGGCAAGGATGAAACAGAACTCTATGAAAAGCTCTATGATTTTTACTTTGGTGATAATAATGCAAGCCTTGAGGATTTATACCCACAATGGGTAGAATGGAGAACCAACGAAACAAACACATCTCAAAAGACTGTAAAAGAGAACGGTTACATTTGGAACGCACATCTCAGGGATAACCCCATTACACAAGTTCCTCTAAAACAACTAAAACCAAAGGATTTTATTTGCTATTTTCGCACAATTACCAAAGGAGTCACACTTACGAGGAAGCGCTTCAATGACCTGAAAAGCGTGATGAACGGCATTATATACTTCGCCATAGAAAAGGAGATTATCGAGCATAATTATTTGCGAGACATAAACTATCGCCAGTTTACCTATAAACCTGAAAACAATGATGTCATCCCTTATACTGAGATGGAACGCTTACAAATTATCAATCAATTATCCAACGATGATTTGTACTCTCTCGCTATTAAGCTCGACTTCTATTTGACTTTAAGGATTTCGGAATTAAAAGGTTTAATGTGGGATGATATCCGAGGCGACCTTATTTATATCCAGCGTTTGATAAACGATAAAAATGAAATTTTAGACGATATAAAAGGGCATAAAGAAGAAGGTAAACGCTACATACCATTAACAAGTGCAACTAAGGTAATCCTAAATCAGATTAAGCTTTTGAACCCTAATAGTGAATATCTTTTTATTCGCAATAATAAGACTTTAGCTACGGTCACTTTTAATCGTCGAATTAAAAAGTGTTGTACCGAACTTGGAATTGAATATCGTCCTTCGCATAAGGTTAGGTTTTCGACAGCTTCAATTCTGTTCAAGAATGGGGTTGGTGCACCTGAATTACAAAAAATGTTAGGCCATACGACACTTACAATGACTTCACATTACCTACGCTCAGTAACACCTGCCGACGAAACCATAGAAAAAATGGGGGCCGTTTTAGGTTAA